The nucleotide sequence TAAAGGCATCATCCCCACCTGCAACTGTGCGACTAACCTGCTACGTTCTCGTTTACCGAGCACAGGCGAACGGGCAAGCCCAGCCCCGTGCCTTGGCTGCGCAAAAGCGCAGGTTTTGAACGAGGAGAGATAGAATGAAGCTCCGGAGTGCGCTCCTGGCTGCGACCGTGCTTGCAGCACCTGTCGCTGCGAAGGCTCAGCCCGTCACCGGCCTGTATGTCAGCGGCGGCGTTGGTGTTAATCTTCAACAGAACCAGACCGTCAATGCCGGCGGCATCTTTTCCGGCGCCGGTTTCAACACCCGCTCTGAACCCGGTGTGACCGGTCAGGCCAGTGTTGGTTACGGTCTCGGCAATGGTCTGCGCGCAGAACTCGAAGGGTTCTACAGCTGGAACGACCTCCGCTCTATCAAGAGCAGCGGCCCGACCAGCAGCAGCGGCAAGAACGAGAAGGCTGGCGCTTTCGTCAACCTGCTCTATGACTTCGACCTGGGTCTGCCGGTCTACCCGTATGTCGGCGTTGGCGCCGGCTACGTTTGGAACCACAACGTGATCAACTCCGTGGGTGCCGGTGGCAATGATGCTCTGCACTACGACAAGAGCACCGACAATTTCGGTTACCAGGGTATCGCTGGTCTGTCCTACCCGCTGCCGGTTCCCGGCCTGTCTCTGACGGCTGAATACCGCTTCATGGGCCTTCTGGACCCGCAGCCTGCCGCTGGCGGTGCTGTTTACGGCCTGACGAACGGTGCTGTCACCAGCCAGGCGCGTGGCAACATGAAGTTCGGCAACGACTTCAACCACCAGATCCTGATCGGCGTTCGTTATGCGTTCGGCGTTACCCCGCCGCCGCCGCCGCCGGCCCCGATCGTGGCGCCGAAGCCCACCGCCGCCCGTACCTATCTGGTGTTCTTCGATTGGGATCGTGCCGATCTGACCGCCCGTGCGCGTGAGATCGTTGCCGAAGCCGCCCGCGCTTCCACGCAGGTTCAGGCAACCCGCATCGAAGTCAACGGCTACACCGACAAGTCCGGCACGCCGCAGTACAACCAGCGTCTGTCCGTCCGTCGCGCCCAGAGCGTTGCGGCCGAGCTGGTCAAGGACGGCGTTCCGCGTAACGTCATCTTCATCCATGGTTTCGGTGAAACCCACCCCCTCGTGCCGACGGCACAGGGCGTGCGTGAGCCGCAGAACCGCCGCGTGGAAATCATCCTCCACTAAGCGTTTCGCACTCTGGATGGAAAGGGAGGGGCATTTCGGTGCCCCTCTTTTTTTGCTTATTTTCCGCAATGCGACATTTTAAGGGGACTTGCCCGTTGCGTTTTTGTCGTAAAGCAGCCGGAATAGCTTCCTGACATCGTATGATACGTCTGTCCGTCACGGAGCGCCCATGCAGGTTCCTCTCGCTGTTTCAGTCGACTCCGCACCCCATCCGGATCCGTTCCTTGGATACGATCCAGGACAGTATTTCTGCGAACTGACTACGCACAGGGAGGGCGGTAGTCAGGCCGGTGAGAAAGTGCGTCAGCGTCTGGCGAAGATTGGCCTGGATAATCTTCGTCAAAGGGCGGCAGCGGCGGAGAATGATCTTATCAATCTGGGGATCACTTTTACAGTCTATTCAGAGGCGACGGCGATAGACCGAATCCTGCCGTTCGACTGCATTCCCCGTATTATCACCAGTGCCGAATGGGCCCAGCTTGAGGCAGGCGTGAAACAGCGTGTCACAGCGTTGAATGCCTTCCTGCACGATGTTTATCACGAGCAGCACATCCTGAATGACGGCACCATTCCGCGTGATCTGGTGCTGGGCAACAGCAATTACCGTCCCGAAATGGAGCATTTCCCGATTCGTTTCGGCACCTATGCCCATATCTGCGGGATCGACATTGTGCGTGATGAAAGCGGTGCGTTTCGTGTTCTGGAGGATAATGCGCGCACGCCGTCCGGGGTGTCCTATGTGATTGAAAACCGTCATCTGATGCTGCGGGCCTTCCCTGATCTGATGTCGGGTATGCGCTTGCGTCCGGTGGATGATTACGGACACCGGCTGAGGGAGGCGATGGCGGAAATCGCGCCGGAGGGTGTGGATGATCCGCAGGTCGTGCTGCTGTCACCCGGAATTTATAATTCAGCCTATTTCGAGCATGTGTTTCTGGCCCGCGAGATGGGCGTGCCGCTGGTCGAGGGTGCTGATCTGACGGTCGAGAATGACCGCGTCTATATGCGCACGACTGCCGGACTGAAGACGGTGCATACGATCTATCGCCGCATCGGTGACGATTTTCTGGATCCGACCGTGTTCCGTCCAGAAAGTCTGCTGGGTGTTGCCGGTCTGATCGGCGCATGGCGGAAGGGCAATGTCACTCTGGCCAATGCAGTCGGTACCGGCGTTGCCGATGACAAGGCGATCTATGCCTACATGCCCCGGATCATCCGTTATTATTTGAACGAGGATCCGATCCTGTCGAATGTGGATACCCATATCTGCCGGGAAAAAGACGGGCTGGCCTACACGCTGGATAATCTGGACAGGCTGGTCGTCAAACCGGTTGGTGAATCAGGCGGCTATGGCATCACCATCGGCCCGCGGGCTACGCGGGAGGAACTGGATCATGCGCGTGCCGCCTTGCTCGCGGATCCGGCCAATTGGATCAGCCAGCCGGTGGTCAATCTCTCGGTTGCGCCGACCCTGACACCGGCGGGTATTCAGCCCCGCCACCTCGATCTACGCCCCTTTGCAGTGACTGGCAGGGATACCTGGGTTCTGCCGGGTGGTCTGTCCCGGGTGGCGATGAAAGCAGGCAGTCTGGTGGTCAATTCTTCCCAGGGCGGTGGGTCGAAGGATACCTGGGTGCTGGAGGATCCAGTGACGGCCCCCCCATCCTCTTCCGGTCTTGTGGAGCCCGGGGCCATTGGTAGCGATGCTCAGCCAATGGGCGAAACCAAACCTGTTACACTGATCTGACGAGAAAGGTTTTCTCATGCCCTCCCGTCACGTGCCGCTGCTTGCCCGTTATGCCGAATCCCTGTTCTGGATGGCCCGTTATCTGGAACGTGTGGAAAATCTGGCCCGTCTGATTGATGTCATCCAGAACTTCGAAAGTCCGGGACGGGAAACGGAATCCTGGTACAGCCTGATCTGCATCAATGGGGACGAGGCCAATTTCCGCGAGAGCGGTTTGCAATCCGATGCTGAAGGCATCAAGCGTTTCTACCTTTTATCACCTGATAATCCGACCAGCATGCAGGCCAGCATCGAGGCAGCCCGGACCAATGCGCGGGCTTTGAGGCCATTGATCAGCACGGAAATGTGGCTTCAGCTCAATATGTTCCATCGCGACGTCATGGCGATCCGTGACAGTGACCTGGAGGGGGATCATCTCTCACGTCTTTGCACCCGTCTGAAGGAAGGAGTGCAGGCACATACGGGAATTACCGAAGGCACGTTCTTTCGTGATGAAGGATGGCATTTCTATCAGTTGGGACGGCAGATCGAACGGGCTGACCAGTCTACCCGCCTGCTGGATATTAAATATAATCTGTTGATGCCCAAAAACCTGGAGGAGCGGCGGGTTAAGGAACTGACGCAGTGGATGGCTATATTGCGTGCTGCAGCCGGGTATCATGCATTCCGGCGCATTTCTTCGCCTTCATTTCTGCCGGGTGATATTGTCGCCTTTCTGCTGAATGACACGTCTTTTCCGCGTAGCGTTGCGGTCTGTGTTTTGCAGATCGAATGGCATGTGACCCAGCTTCGTCGCCAATATGGGTTGAAGGGGACAGCACCTGCATTGGAACAGGTCGAGACCCTGCGTGATTGCGTGATGGTGCCATCCATCGCTGATATTCTGGCCAGCGGACTGCATGATTTTCTGGATGGATTACAGGATGGGCTGAGCAACCTTTCCTTCGAGATCGGGCAGGCATTTTTCCGGGATTGGCCGCCCCGTTTAACCGAGGAGCCGACCGTGCCTGCTTCGCAGAGCCAGATGCAGACTCAAAAATAGTCCCCGCGTTTACCTCCGATGTGGGCGGAAACCTGCCCAGCCATTGGCGGCGTCGTATAGATAGTCATATCCGTTGAGGAAGTGCACACCGGTATTGACAAAGATCGGTCGCTGCTCATGTCCGTCGGTGCGGCCTTCAACCAGTATCACGGCAGAGGGGGTCATCAGGCCGGGATCCCCGGTGATGAAGCTGTATTGTGCGG is from Granulibacter bethesdensis and encodes:
- a CDS encoding circularly permuted type 2 ATP-grasp protein; the encoded protein is MQVPLAVSVDSAPHPDPFLGYDPGQYFCELTTHREGGSQAGEKVRQRLAKIGLDNLRQRAAAAENDLINLGITFTVYSEATAIDRILPFDCIPRIITSAEWAQLEAGVKQRVTALNAFLHDVYHEQHILNDGTIPRDLVLGNSNYRPEMEHFPIRFGTYAHICGIDIVRDESGAFRVLEDNARTPSGVSYVIENRHLMLRAFPDLMSGMRLRPVDDYGHRLREAMAEIAPEGVDDPQVVLLSPGIYNSAYFEHVFLAREMGVPLVEGADLTVENDRVYMRTTAGLKTVHTIYRRIGDDFLDPTVFRPESLLGVAGLIGAWRKGNVTLANAVGTGVADDKAIYAYMPRIIRYYLNEDPILSNVDTHICREKDGLAYTLDNLDRLVVKPVGESGGYGITIGPRATREELDHARAALLADPANWISQPVVNLSVAPTLTPAGIQPRHLDLRPFAVTGRDTWVLPGGLSRVAMKAGSLVVNSSQGGGSKDTWVLEDPVTAPPSSSGLVEPGAIGSDAQPMGETKPVTLI
- a CDS encoding OmpA family protein; its protein translation is MKLRSALLAATVLAAPVAAKAQPVTGLYVSGGVGVNLQQNQTVNAGGIFSGAGFNTRSEPGVTGQASVGYGLGNGLRAELEGFYSWNDLRSIKSSGPTSSSGKNEKAGAFVNLLYDFDLGLPVYPYVGVGAGYVWNHNVINSVGAGGNDALHYDKSTDNFGYQGIAGLSYPLPVPGLSLTAEYRFMGLLDPQPAAGGAVYGLTNGAVTSQARGNMKFGNDFNHQILIGVRYAFGVTPPPPPPAPIVAPKPTAARTYLVFFDWDRADLTARAREIVAEAARASTQVQATRIEVNGYTDKSGTPQYNQRLSVRRAQSVAAELVKDGVPRNVIFIHGFGETHPLVPTAQGVREPQNRRVEIILH
- a CDS encoding alpha-E domain-containing protein, whose translation is MPSRHVPLLARYAESLFWMARYLERVENLARLIDVIQNFESPGRETESWYSLICINGDEANFRESGLQSDAEGIKRFYLLSPDNPTSMQASIEAARTNARALRPLISTEMWLQLNMFHRDVMAIRDSDLEGDHLSRLCTRLKEGVQAHTGITEGTFFRDEGWHFYQLGRQIERADQSTRLLDIKYNLLMPKNLEERRVKELTQWMAILRAAAGYHAFRRISSPSFLPGDIVAFLLNDTSFPRSVAVCVLQIEWHVTQLRRQYGLKGTAPALEQVETLRDCVMVPSIADILASGLHDFLDGLQDGLSNLSFEIGQAFFRDWPPRLTEEPTVPASQSQMQTQK